Proteins found in one Falsirhodobacter algicola genomic segment:
- a CDS encoding SMP-30/gluconolactonase/LRE family protein yields the protein MTPLPPHLHSADPRFRSLVHGTARLDRIATGFTWTEGPVWFGDHDCLIFSDIPSQRLMRWSQTEGLTVFRRDSHFNNGNTRDRQGRLLGCRHGTRDVVRTEPCGALTVLAAHHEGRRLNSPNDLVVTSDGAVWFTDPTYGIISNFEGHRGIPELAQRNVFRIDPVTGDLTAVITDFLQPNGLAFSPDERRLYVAESGMSHDLDIAPVIRVFDVEGTEVRDAGIFCTLDAGYPDGLRTDTEGNVWTSAGDGVHCFAPDGTLLGKILIPEQVSNLCFGGHRLFMTGTTSVYSTFVDICGAEPWTRAAAPA from the coding sequence GTGACCCCCCTGCCCCCCCATCTGCACTCCGCCGATCCGCGGTTCCGCAGCCTCGTGCACGGCACGGCGCGGCTGGACCGGATCGCCACCGGCTTCACATGGACCGAAGGGCCGGTCTGGTTCGGCGACCACGACTGTCTGATCTTCTCGGACATCCCCTCGCAGCGGCTGATGCGCTGGTCCCAGACCGAGGGCCTGACGGTGTTCCGCCGGGACAGCCATTTCAACAACGGCAATACCCGCGACCGGCAGGGCCGCCTGCTGGGCTGCCGCCACGGCACCCGCGACGTGGTGCGCACCGAACCCTGCGGCGCGCTGACGGTGCTTGCCGCGCATCACGAGGGGCGGCGGCTGAACTCGCCCAACGATCTGGTGGTGACATCGGACGGCGCGGTGTGGTTCACCGATCCGACCTATGGCATCATCTCCAACTTCGAGGGGCATCGCGGCATCCCCGAACTGGCGCAGCGCAACGTCTTCCGCATCGATCCGGTCACGGGCGATCTGACGGCGGTGATCACCGATTTCCTGCAACCGAACGGGCTTGCGTTCTCGCCGGACGAACGGCGGCTCTATGTCGCCGAAAGCGGGATGAGCCATGATCTGGACATCGCGCCGGTCATCCGCGTCTTCGATGTGGAGGGCACGGAGGTGCGCGATGCGGGCATCTTCTGCACGCTCGATGCCGGCTATCCCGACGGGCTGCGCACCGACACCGAGGGCAATGTCTGGACCTCGGCCGGGGACGGCGTGCACTGCTTTGCGCCGGACGGCACGCTGCTGGGCAAGATCCTGATCCCCGAACAGGTGTCGAACCTCTGCTTCGGCGGGCATCGGCTGTTCATGACCGGCACCACCTCCGTCTATTCGACCTTCGTGGACATCTGCGGCGCCGAACCGTGGACACGGGCCGCCGCGCCCGCCTGA
- a CDS encoding L-rhamnonate dehydratase, with protein sequence MTKITSIRTRVWTWKGPTVPPSGNFCTNASDALWIKGDAMASFRFHQWLTCEVETEDGTIGIGNAALAPTVVKRAIDDWYAPLVIGEDPFDYAYIWEKMYRRSHAWGRKGIGMTAISAIDIAIWDLMGKLVGKPVFKLLGGRTKEKIPVYYSKLYSGPVEVMQAEAEAALKDGYQAFKMRFGWGPKDGMAGMRENLRRVEAVREVVGYDKDLMADAYMGWNLDYAKRMLPKLAPYELRWLEEPVIGDDVAGYAELNAMNIVPISGGEHEFSVIGCNELVQRRAVSVLQYDTNRVGGITAAQKINAIAEAAQIPVIPHAGQMHNYHVTMANTNCPMSEYFPVFDVEVGNELFYYIFDGDVAAEDGFLSLDDARPGLGISITDRHLAHFDITE encoded by the coding sequence ATGACCAAGATCACATCCATCCGCACCCGCGTCTGGACCTGGAAGGGCCCGACGGTCCCGCCCTCGGGCAACTTCTGCACCAACGCCTCGGACGCGCTTTGGATCAAGGGCGACGCCATGGCCTCGTTCCGGTTCCACCAATGGCTGACCTGCGAGGTGGAGACCGAGGACGGCACCATCGGCATCGGCAACGCCGCCCTTGCCCCGACCGTGGTGAAGCGCGCCATCGACGATTGGTACGCCCCGCTGGTGATCGGCGAGGACCCGTTCGATTACGCCTATATCTGGGAGAAGATGTACCGCCGCAGCCATGCATGGGGCCGCAAGGGCATCGGCATGACCGCGATCAGCGCCATCGACATCGCCATCTGGGATCTGATGGGCAAACTGGTCGGCAAGCCGGTCTTCAAACTCTTGGGCGGCCGCACGAAGGAGAAGATCCCGGTCTATTACTCCAAACTCTATTCCGGCCCGGTGGAGGTGATGCAGGCCGAGGCGGAGGCCGCGCTGAAGGACGGCTATCAGGCGTTCAAGATGCGGTTCGGCTGGGGCCCGAAGGATGGAATGGCCGGCATGCGCGAGAACCTGCGCCGCGTGGAGGCCGTGCGCGAGGTAGTCGGATACGACAAGGACCTGATGGCCGATGCCTATATGGGCTGGAACCTCGATTATGCGAAACGGATGCTGCCGAAGCTTGCGCCCTACGAATTGCGCTGGCTGGAGGAGCCGGTGATCGGCGACGATGTGGCGGGCTATGCCGAGCTCAACGCGATGAACATCGTGCCCATCTCGGGCGGGGAGCATGAGTTCTCGGTGATCGGGTGCAACGAGTTGGTGCAGCGCCGGGCCGTCAGCGTTCTGCAATACGACACCAACCGCGTGGGCGGGATCACGGCGGCGCAGAAGATCAACGCCATCGCCGAGGCGGCGCAGATCCCGGTAATCCCCCATGCCGGGCAGATGCACAACTACCACGTCACGATGGCCAATACGAACTGCCCGATGTCCGAATACTTCCCCGTCTTCGACGTGGAGGTGGGGAACGAGCTGTTCTACTACATCTTCGACGGGGACGTGGCCGCCGAGGACGGCTTCCTGAGCCTCGACGACGCGCGTCCGGGCCTCGGGATCAGCATCACCGACCGCCATCTTGCGCATTTCGACATCACGGAGTGA
- the cueR gene encoding Cu(I)-responsive transcriptional regulator, with translation MNIKEAADRSGLPAKTIRYYEEIGLIHPSRAANGYRDFSERETAKLVFLARARSLGFSIPDCRALLSLYEDRDRASADVKRLAGERLAEIARKIAELQSLRAVLEDLVERCQGDARPDCPILTDLAGAFTPLDAP, from the coding sequence ATGAACATCAAGGAAGCGGCGGATCGCAGCGGCCTGCCCGCCAAGACGATCCGCTATTATGAAGAAATCGGCCTAATCCACCCCAGCCGCGCCGCGAACGGCTATCGCGATTTTTCCGAGCGGGAGACGGCGAAGCTCGTCTTTCTGGCGCGGGCGCGGTCGCTGGGGTTTTCGATCCCCGACTGCCGGGCGCTTCTGTCGCTTTACGAGGATCGGGACCGGGCCAGCGCCGATGTGAAGCGGCTGGCGGGCGAGCGTCTGGCCGAGATCGCCCGCAAGATCGCGGAATTGCAAAGCCTTCGGGCCGTGCTCGAGGATCTGGTGGAGCGGTGTCAGGGCGATGCCCGCCCCGACTGTCCGATCCTGACCGACCTTGCCGGGGCCTTCACCCCTCTGGATGCGCCTTAG
- a CDS encoding nuclear transport factor 2 family protein — protein MTARSDRDLQAVKDYLDASMAPDPERAARYVASPFLVRFTGNRRFDAPDGPTSFNAARYRWVKKRIDRYDVVPGAEETIIYSIGHLYGEWPDGTPFDHNRYVDRFVVRDGLIVETDVWNDSAEWILDPSIART, from the coding sequence ATGACCGCACGCAGCGACCGGGATCTGCAGGCCGTCAAGGACTACCTCGACGCCTCCATGGCGCCCGACCCCGAACGCGCGGCCCGCTATGTCGCATCGCCCTTCCTCGTGCGCTTCACCGGCAATCGGCGGTTCGACGCGCCGGACGGGCCGACCTCGTTCAACGCCGCCCGCTACCGCTGGGTGAAGAAGCGGATCGACCGCTACGACGTCGTCCCCGGCGCGGAGGAGACGATCATCTACAGCATCGGGCATCTCTACGGCGAATGGCCCGATGGCACGCCCTTCGATCACAACCGCTATGTGGATCGGTTCGTGGTGCGGGACGGCCTCATCGTCGAGACGGATGTCTGGAACGACAGCGCGGAATGGATCCTCGATCCGTCCATCGCGCGGACCTAA
- a CDS encoding DUF1499 domain-containing protein: protein MRHAGKIALLVAVLGLCCAALILCGARLGLWLPVTGFGLYRTYFNTLALIVAAVGAAALVIHVLRRERGGMLAGGAAMVISLALLAPMVIATIKPAPRAAPIHDISTDTANPPMFEALDDTREGASNTLDYGGPDLAAAQAAAYPDIAPLEADLSAAAAFQQALDIAQQMGWEIVASDAERLRFEAVARTSVFYFADDVVVVVTAQDAGSRVDMRSVSRVGRSDQGVNAARIRDFQQRFGA, encoded by the coding sequence ATGAGACATGCTGGAAAGATTGCGCTTCTTGTGGCCGTGCTGGGCCTGTGCTGCGCCGCGCTGATACTGTGTGGTGCGCGGCTGGGGCTGTGGCTGCCGGTCACCGGCTTCGGGCTCTATCGCACCTATTTCAACACGCTGGCGCTGATCGTCGCGGCGGTGGGTGCGGCCGCGCTGGTCATCCATGTCCTGCGCCGGGAGCGTGGCGGCATGCTGGCGGGCGGGGCCGCGATGGTGATCAGCCTTGCCCTTCTTGCGCCGATGGTGATCGCCACGATCAAGCCCGCACCGCGGGCCGCGCCGATCCACGACATCTCCACCGATACGGCCAATCCGCCCATGTTCGAGGCGCTGGACGACACCCGCGAGGGGGCGAGCAACACGCTCGATTACGGCGGGCCGGATCTCGCTGCGGCGCAGGCCGCCGCCTATCCCGACATCGCCCCCTTGGAAGCCGATCTGTCCGCGGCGGCCGCGTTTCAGCAGGCGCTGGATATCGCGCAGCAGATGGGCTGGGAGATCGTCGCCTCGGACGCCGAGCGGCTTCGCTTCGAGGCCGTAGCCCGGACCTCCGTCTTCTATTTCGCCGATGATGTCGTGGTCGTCGTGACGGCCCAAGACGCAGGAAGCCGCGTCGACATGCGCAGCGTGTCGCGCGTGGGGCGCAGCGATCAGGGCGTCAACGCCGCCCGCATCCGGGACTTCCAGCAGCGGTTCGGCGCATGA
- a CDS encoding heavy metal translocating P-type ATPase, translated as MPTDHEPETALPRDPVCGMTVDPDAGKPQLDHDGQTYHFCSEGCRTKFGADPDRYLGERPVPEAPPGAEWTCPMHPEIVQDGPGDCPICGMALEPAMPVADSGPNPELIDFRRRLAIGAPMAAVVLILEMGDHLGLPLREGMGTTLFLWVQAVLATGVLWLTRVFFRRGWSSIVNRSPNMWTLIALGTGAAWLFSMVALLFPGLFPEGIRQDGVIPVYFESAAVILILVLVGQVMELAARDRTGDAIRALMDLAPRTARRVRGGADEDVPLDDVAVGDLLRVRPGEAVPVDGSVVEGRSSVDESMVTGEPVPVEKTTGAAVTGGTMNRTGGFVMRAERVGADTVLSRIVGLVAQAQRSRAPIQAMADRVAGWFVPAVVASAVLAFALWWLLGPAPVLGHAFVAAVSVLVIACPCALGLATPMSIMVATGRGAHAGVLIRDAEALERLAGVDVLVLDKTGTLTEGRPSLTEVVAGALDDGAVLAHAAALERGSEHPLAEAITAGAEARGAARLEATAFAAITGKGVTGTIAGRTAALGNAALMADQGVDPGALADRAAALQAEGRTAMFLAVDGHAAGLIAVADKVKPGAAEAIAHLQAAGLRIVMATGDAEPTALAVAAELGIDEVRAGVSPEDKGALVAELKAAGHRVAMAGDGVNDAPALAAADVGIAMGTGADVAVESAGITLVKGDLTRILTARRLSRATMSNIRQNLFFAFVYNAAGIPLAAGLLYPMFGVLLSPVVAAAAMSLSSVSVIGNALRLRAVNLSRD; from the coding sequence ATGCCTACGGATCACGAACCCGAAACCGCGCTTCCCCGCGATCCCGTCTGCGGCATGACCGTGGACCCGGACGCGGGCAAGCCGCAACTCGATCATGACGGGCAGACCTATCACTTCTGCTCCGAAGGGTGCCGGACGAAGTTCGGGGCCGATCCGGACCGCTATCTGGGCGAACGCCCGGTGCCCGAGGCCCCGCCCGGCGCAGAGTGGACCTGCCCCATGCACCCCGAGATCGTTCAGGACGGCCCCGGCGATTGCCCGATCTGCGGCATGGCGCTGGAACCGGCGATGCCGGTGGCCGATAGCGGCCCGAACCCCGAGCTGATCGATTTCCGCCGCCGCCTTGCCATCGGCGCGCCGATGGCCGCCGTGGTGCTGATCCTCGAGATGGGCGACCACCTCGGCCTGCCGTTGCGCGAAGGGATGGGGACGACGCTGTTCCTGTGGGTGCAGGCGGTGCTGGCGACCGGCGTTCTGTGGCTGACGCGGGTGTTCTTCCGGCGCGGATGGTCCTCGATCGTCAATCGCAGTCCGAACATGTGGACGTTGATCGCCCTCGGGACGGGGGCGGCGTGGCTGTTCTCGATGGTGGCGCTGCTCTTTCCGGGGCTGTTCCCGGAGGGCATCCGGCAGGACGGGGTGATCCCGGTCTATTTCGAATCCGCCGCCGTGATCCTGATCCTCGTGCTGGTCGGGCAGGTGATGGAACTGGCCGCCCGCGACCGCACGGGCGATGCGATCCGCGCCCTGATGGATCTGGCCCCCCGCACCGCGCGCCGCGTGCGTGGCGGCGCGGACGAAGATGTCCCCCTCGACGATGTGGCGGTGGGCGATCTGCTGCGCGTGCGCCCCGGCGAGGCGGTGCCCGTGGACGGTTCGGTCGTCGAAGGCCGGTCGAGCGTCGATGAGAGCATGGTCACCGGAGAGCCCGTGCCCGTGGAGAAGACCACCGGCGCCGCCGTCACCGGCGGCACGATGAACCGGACCGGCGGCTTCGTCATGCGGGCCGAGCGTGTGGGCGCGGATACGGTGCTGTCGCGCATCGTGGGGCTGGTGGCGCAGGCCCAACGCTCGCGCGCGCCGATCCAAGCGATGGCGGACCGCGTGGCGGGCTGGTTCGTGCCGGCGGTCGTGGCGTCGGCGGTGCTGGCCTTCGCGCTTTGGTGGCTGCTGGGGCCGGCGCCGGTGCTGGGCCATGCCTTCGTGGCGGCGGTGAGTGTGCTGGTGATCGCCTGCCCCTGCGCCCTTGGCCTTGCAACGCCCATGTCGATCATGGTCGCCACCGGCCGGGGGGCCCATGCCGGTGTGCTGATCCGCGACGCCGAGGCGCTGGAGCGGTTGGCCGGGGTCGATGTCCTCGTCCTCGACAAGACCGGAACGCTGACCGAAGGGCGCCCGTCCCTGACCGAGGTGGTGGCGGGCGCGTTGGATGACGGCGCGGTGCTGGCCCATGCCGCCGCGCTGGAGCGGGGCTCCGAACACCCGCTGGCCGAGGCGATCACCGCAGGTGCCGAGGCCCGCGGGGCCGCGCGGCTGGAGGCGACCGCGTTCGCCGCCATCACCGGCAAAGGCGTGACCGGCACGATCGCGGGGCGGACCGCCGCCTTGGGCAATGCCGCGCTGATGGCCGATCAGGGCGTCGATCCCGGCGCGCTGGCGGACCGCGCTGCGGCGTTGCAGGCCGAAGGGCGCACGGCGATGTTCCTCGCCGTGGACGGACACGCGGCCGGCCTCATCGCCGTGGCCGACAAGGTGAAACCGGGCGCCGCCGAGGCGATCGCGCATCTGCAGGCGGCCGGTCTGCGCATCGTCATGGCCACGGGCGATGCCGAACCCACCGCACTCGCCGTTGCCGCCGAACTCGGCATCGACGAGGTCCGCGCCGGGGTCAGCCCCGAGGATAAGGGCGCACTGGTCGCCGAGTTGAAGGCCGCCGGCCACCGTGTCGCGATGGCCGGCGACGGGGTGAACGACGCGCCAGCGCTGGCGGCGGCGGATGTCGGCATCGCCATGGGCACCGGGGCCGACGTGGCCGTGGAAAGCGCGGGCATCACCCTCGTGAAGGGCGATCTGACCCGCATCTTGACCGCGCGCCGTCTGTCGCGGGCGACGATGTCGAACATCCGCCAGAACCTGTTCTTCGCCTTCGTCTACAACGCGGCGGGCATTCCTCTGGCGGCGGGTCTGCTCTATCCGATGTTCGGCGTGCTGCTGTCGCCCGTGGTGGCCGCCGCGGCGATGAGCCTCAGTTCCGTGTCGGTGATCGGCAACGCGCTGCGTCTGCGGGCGGTGAACCTGTCCCGCGACTGA